The following are encoded in a window of Castanea sativa cultivar Marrone di Chiusa Pesio chromosome 5, ASM4071231v1 genomic DNA:
- the LOC142634348 gene encoding glutamate receptor 2.9-like, with product MPIPFITVCTVSRPWFSPVLVYFVFILFLLPHGHHGAQANSYKNKEINIGVIVDVNSSIGKEEQTAMIIAAQNEAPKGRNVSLHFLDSNRDPQQVASAAENLIKEKKLIAIIGLHSWQKTALVADVGNRTQVPVLSFASPAITSPTIQLRWPLLIRMANDGSAQVKCVADIVRACNWRRVIVIYEEDAYGGDSGMSALLAEALQNIGVEIEYRLVFPSFSYVSNAEGLVQKELVKLENETPCRVFIVLQSSLTMVTNLFREAKKLRLVGGETESAWIIPDSITDMLDSVDKSIMSSMNGTIGIKTQYSNHNKEYVKFEKRYRANRSEEENSKPGIYAPRAYDSIKIITRAIKSSSDDSSCLLKNILSDSFSGLSGEIRFEGKMLSQNPKFKIVKVDGEKSNELGIWTPDNTGGVKNKNTKEKAWPGLDKVPKGWAMPSKAKPMRIVVPAHAMFKEFVVDMNRNNSNGEIFGGFSIEIFHKVIEQLNYTDTLQYIFESNSGSYDDLVELVHNKTFDAAVGDITILSNRSKNVEFTQPYTESGLTMVVPAKSKESPWMFMKPFTRGVWLVVAFILIYTMFIVWFLEHPSNPEFKGSLKDQIATAMWFAFCSLFFAHRERIDNHLTRVVIAVWLFLVFVLTASYTANLSSMLTIQSIEPSVTSMELLKRNNLTVGCDKGTFVGNYLKEVLNFSSTNIKEIDREEKYIKEFESKGISAAFLEAPYAKVFLHKYCKGYIADSHTATYRFGGFGFAFQKGSPFAREFSEGILRLSEKGDLKMLEIDLTDPPNECSMSVSSDETRSLGLQSFWGLCLISFSTSTICFLLSLIHLIKNYQRFEEANRGSVTPSGSVWDKAARIAMYFYDKEMGLRRAQSSSELSLVMIQS from the exons ATGCCTATTCCTTTCATAACTGTTTGTACTGTTTCGAGACCTTGGTTCAGTCCTGTGCTCGTTTACTTTgttttcattctctttctcctcccTCATGGTCATCATGGAGCCCAAGCTAATTCCtataagaacaaagaaataaatatcGGTGTCATCGTTGATGTGAATTCCAGCATAGGAAAGGAAGAGCAAACAGCGATGATAATCGCAGCTCAGAATGAAGCTCCAAAGGGTCGAAATGTGTCTCTCCATTTTCTGGACTCCAACAGAGACCCCCAACAAGTTGCATCTGCTG CTGAAAATCTTATCAAAGAGAAGAAATTGATTGCTATCATTGGCTTGCACTCATGGCAGAAAACAGCTTTAGTTGCTGATGTTGGAAACAGGACTCAAGTTCCAGTTCTTTCATTTGCATCACCTGCCATAACCTCACCAACGATCCAACTTCGTTGGCCTTTGTTGATTCGGATGGCTAACGATGGTTCTGCACAAGTAAAATGCGTAGCAGATATTGTCCGTGCATGCAATTGGAGAAGAGTGATTGTTATTTACGAAGAGGATGCATATGGTGGTGATTCAGGAATGTCGGCTCTCTTAGCTGAAGCACTTCAGAACATTGGGGTGGAGATTGAGTATCGTCTGGTTTTTCCATCATTTTCCTATGTGTCTAATGCTGAAGGACTTGTACAAAAAGAGCTGGTGAAGCTAGAGAATGAAACGCCGTGTCGGGTTTTTATTGTTCTTCAGTCATCATTAACGATGGTAACTAACTTATTCAGAGAAGCTAAAAAATTGAGACTTGTTGGAGGAGAGACAGAGTCAGCTTGGATAATCCCAGACAGCATTACAGACATGCTAGACTCTGTTGACAAATCCATTATGTCCTCTATGAATGGCACTATAGGAATCAAAACACAATACTCCAATCACAATAAAGAATATGTCAAGTTTGAGAAAAGATACAGAGCCAATCGTTCAGAGGAAGAAAACTCGAAGCCGGGAATTTATGCTCCACGTGCATATGATAGCATTAAAATCATTACTCGGGCCATAAAGAGTAGTTCTGATGACTCTAGTTgccttttgaaaaatatattatcagACAGTTTCTCAGGTTTAAGTGGAGAAATACGTTTTGAAGGGAAAATGCTTTCACAAAATCCCAAATTCAAGATTGTGAAAGTGGATGGGGAGAAAAGCAATGAATTAGGCATCTGGACACCAGATAATACTGGGGGTGTTAAGAATAAGAATACAAAAGAAAAGGCTTGGCCAGGGCTAGATAAGGTTCCCAAAGGCTGGGCAATGCCTTCAAAAGCAAAACCAATGAGAATCGTAGTTCCAGCTCATGCCATGTTCAAAGAATTTGTGGTAGACATGAACAGAAACAACTCAAATGGCGAAATATTTGGTGGTTTCAGCATTGAAATCTTCCATAAGGTGATTGAACAATTGAATTATACAGATACTCTGCAATATATATTCGAGTCCAACAGTGGATCCTATGATGACTTGGTTGAACTTGTCCATAACAAG ACTTTTGATGCTGCTGTTGGTGATATAACCATACTATCCAATAGGTCAAAGAATGTGGAATTTACTCAGCCATACACAGAGTCGGGGTTGACTATGGTAGTTCCAGCGAAGTCTAAAGAGTCACCGTGGATGTTCATGAAGCCTTTTACAAGGGGAGTGTGGTTGGTGGTTGCTTTCATCTTGATTTACACCATGTTCATAGTTTGGTTCTTGGAGCATCCATCCAATCCGGAATTTAAAGGCTCGTTGAAGGATCAGATTGCGACCGCCATGTGGTTTGCCTTCTGCTCTCTGTTCTTTGCTCACA GAGAGAGGATTGACAACCACCTTACACGAGTGGTGATCGCAGTGTGGCTATTTCTAGTGTTTGTGTTAACTGCAAGCTACACTGCCAATCTCTCTTCAATGCTCACTATTCAGAGCATTGAACCGAGTGTCACATCTATGGAGTTGCTTAAGAGGAACAACTTAACCGTTGGTTGTGACAAGGGTACCTTTGTAGGCAACTACCTGAAGGAAGTGCTTAATTTCAGCTCTACCAACATCAAGGAAATTGATAGagaagagaaatatataaaggAATTTGAAAGCAAAGGTATATCAGCTGCCTTTCTTGAAGCCCCATATGCGAAAGTCTTCCTCCATAAATACTGCAAGGGATACATCGCTGACAGTCATACGGCCACCTACAGATTTGGAGGCTTTGGATTT GCATTTCAAAAAGGCTCTCCGTTTGCTAGAGAGTTTTCGGAAGGAATTCTGAGACTATCAGAGAAAGGAGATCTAAAGATGCTTGAAATTGATTTGACTGATCCCCCGAATGAGTGTTCAATGAGTGTGTCTTCCGATGAAACCAGAAGCTTGGGCCTACAAAGTTTCTGGGGTCTCTGCTTGATATCTTTCTCCACTTCCACCATTTGTTTTTTGCTATCCTTGATTCATTTAATAAAGAACTATCAACGCTTTGAAGAGGCAAACCGAGGTAGTGTAACTCCAAGTGGGAGTGTTTGGGACAAGGCAGCTAGAATAGCAATGTACTTTTATGATAAAGAGATGGGGCTAAGGAGAGCTCAATCTTCAAGCGAACTGAGTCTGGTTATGATACAAAGCTAA